One genomic window of Pseudoxanthomonas sp. includes the following:
- the tsaD gene encoding tRNA (adenosine(37)-N6)-threonylcarbamoyltransferase complex transferase subunit TsaD, with protein sequence MKVLGIETSCDETGVAVYDTSVAGADGLRAHAVYSQIALHAQYGGVVPELASRDHVRKLLPLIRQTLDEAGMSTTDLDGVAYTAGPGLVGALLVGAGVARSLAWALDLPAVGVHHMEGHLLAPLMEDDPPEAPFVALLVSGGHTQLVAVDQIGSYRLLGETLDDAAGEAFDKTAKMMGLPYPGGPQLAALAEQGTPGRYKFSRPMTDRPGLDFSFSGLKTQVLLAWRDSDQSDQTRRDIARGFEDAVVDTLAIKCQRALDAAGSNVLVVAGGVGANKRLRAKLQDAAARNGGRVCFPRPALCTDNGAMIAFAGALRLEAGQHTDAQVKVTPRWDMATLQAL encoded by the coding sequence ATGAAAGTCCTTGGCATCGAAACCTCCTGCGACGAAACCGGCGTGGCCGTGTACGACACGTCCGTGGCCGGCGCGGACGGCCTGCGCGCCCATGCGGTGTACAGCCAGATCGCGCTGCACGCCCAGTACGGCGGCGTGGTGCCGGAACTGGCCAGCCGCGACCACGTGCGCAAGCTGCTGCCGCTGATCCGCCAGACCCTGGACGAAGCGGGCATGTCCACCACCGACCTGGACGGCGTGGCCTATACCGCCGGCCCGGGCCTGGTCGGCGCGCTGCTGGTCGGCGCGGGCGTGGCCCGTTCACTGGCCTGGGCGCTGGATCTGCCGGCCGTCGGCGTGCACCACATGGAAGGCCACCTGCTGGCCCCGCTGATGGAAGACGACCCGCCGGAAGCCCCGTTCGTCGCGCTGCTGGTCTCAGGCGGCCACACCCAGCTAGTGGCGGTCGACCAGATCGGCAGCTACCGGCTGCTGGGCGAAACCCTGGACGACGCGGCCGGCGAGGCCTTCGACAAGACCGCCAAGATGATGGGCCTGCCGTATCCGGGCGGCCCGCAGCTGGCGGCGCTGGCTGAGCAGGGCACCCCGGGTAGATACAAATTCTCGCGGCCGATGACTGATCGGCCGGGCCTGGATTTCAGCTTTTCCGGCCTGAAGACCCAGGTATTGCTTGCCTGGCGCGACAGCGATCAGAGCGATCAGACCCGGCGCGACATCGCGCGCGGTTTCGAGGACGCGGTGGTCGACACCCTGGCGATCAAGTGCCAGCGCGCGCTGGATGCGGCCGGCAGCAATGTGCTGGTCGTGGCCGGCGGCGTGGGCGCCAACAAGCGCCTGCGCGCCAAGCTGCAGGACGCGGCTGCGCGCAACGGCGGCCGGGTGTGTTTCCCGCGCCCGGCGTTGTGCACCGACAACGGCGCGATGATCGCCTTTGCCGGCGCGCTGCGGCTGGAAGCCGGCCAGCACACTGATGCGCAGGTGAAAGTCACCCCGCGCTGGGATATGGCGACGCTGCAGGCACTGTGA
- the rpsU gene encoding 30S ribosomal protein S21, with protein sequence MPSVKVRENEPFEFALRRFKRTCEKAGVLAETRKREFYEKPTQERKRKAAAAVKRQLRRSSRDVTKRQRLY encoded by the coding sequence ATGCCAAGCGTCAAAGTCCGCGAAAACGAGCCTTTTGAATTTGCGCTCCGTCGCTTCAAGCGCACCTGCGAGAAGGCCGGTGTTCTGGCCGAAACCCGCAAGCGCGAGTTTTACGAAAAGCCGACCCAGGAACGCAAGCGCAAGGCCGCTGCCGCGGTGAAGCGCCAGCTGCGTCGCTCTTCGCGCGACGTCACCAAGCGCCAGCGCCTGTACTGA
- a CDS encoding GatB/YqeY domain-containing protein: MSLKAQLTDDMKTAMKAGEKDRLGVIRLINAAIKQREVDERIELDDAAVLAVLEKMVKQRKDSVSQFEAANREDLAAIERAEIVFIDAYLPAKLDEAAINVAIDAAIAQTGASSPADMGKLMGVLKPQLAGQADMGLVSKLIKQKLAG, translated from the coding sequence ATGAGCCTCAAAGCACAACTCACCGATGACATGAAGACGGCCATGAAGGCCGGCGAGAAGGACCGTCTGGGCGTGATCCGCCTGATCAACGCGGCCATCAAGCAGCGCGAAGTCGATGAGCGCATCGAGCTGGACGACGCCGCGGTGCTGGCCGTACTGGAAAAGATGGTCAAGCAGCGCAAGGACTCGGTCAGCCAGTTCGAAGCAGCCAACCGTGAGGACCTGGCCGCGATCGAACGCGCCGAGATCGTCTTCATCGATGCCTACCTGCCGGCCAAGCTGGATGAGGCGGCGATCAACGTCGCGATCGATGCGGCCATCGCCCAGACCGGCGCGAGCAGCCCGGCCGACATGGGCAAGCTGATGGGCGTGCTGAAGCCGCAGCTGGCGGGTCAGGCCGACATGGGCCTGGTCTCCAAGCTGATCAAGCAGAAGCTGGCCGGCTGA
- a CDS encoding PepSY-associated TM helix domain-containing protein, translating to MKAATLRSFLALHTWVGLTAGMALFIAFYAGAFTIFTHQLTDWSPRPAAASRVNAETPAAQIAHAQRLVDTMLARMPAAKESMFLVMAGDHGPVPRIFHQPPDQADTFQYQLDEHGALVTLPQRTGFVDFLYDLHFTGGLPNTFGTYLFGVVSILYGLALVSGVVIYAPVLLKDLFALRIGRNVKRLWQDAHNVIGMLSLPFHVIFAWSGAVLTLGVILLAPFQYLVFDGKLMQVLANDFEVVPHVEPAKVARPTLPVADLIARARIAVPGMQVDSINYHDIGDANAQIEVYGEVDQRHLNTMAVVAMNGASGKLLRTVDPRTMSPGTASLRGLQGLHFGNYGHGAVQWLYFLLGLAGAFLFYSGNLLWIEARRKRRQHAQPLRTQVMARLTLGVCLGCVGGVSALFIAGALLPESQAAMTYYATFFVLLAWALIRKPAKAGAELLFACALLTLLVPVAGWIGTGEHFFAALWNGHWTRFAIGVIALLLAAAYWRMGLAARRRARSGDGNSLWARTPHET from the coding sequence ATGAAGGCCGCGACGCTGCGCAGCTTCCTCGCCCTGCATACCTGGGTCGGGCTGACCGCGGGCATGGCGCTGTTCATCGCGTTCTATGCCGGCGCGTTCACCATCTTCACCCACCAGCTGACCGACTGGTCGCCCCGGCCCGCGGCGGCGTCGCGGGTGAACGCCGAAACGCCCGCCGCGCAGATCGCGCACGCGCAGCGGCTGGTCGACACGATGCTCGCGCGCATGCCCGCGGCGAAGGAGTCGATGTTCCTGGTGATGGCCGGCGACCACGGCCCGGTGCCGCGCATCTTCCACCAGCCGCCGGACCAGGCCGATACCTTCCAGTACCAGCTGGACGAACACGGCGCTCTGGTGACGCTGCCGCAGCGCACCGGCTTCGTCGATTTCCTCTACGACCTGCACTTCACCGGCGGCCTGCCCAACACCTTCGGCACCTACCTGTTCGGCGTAGTCAGCATCCTGTACGGACTGGCGCTGGTCTCGGGCGTGGTGATCTACGCGCCGGTGCTGCTCAAGGATCTGTTTGCATTGCGCATCGGCCGCAACGTCAAGCGCCTGTGGCAGGACGCGCACAACGTGATCGGCATGCTGTCGCTGCCCTTCCACGTGATCTTCGCCTGGTCCGGCGCGGTGTTGACGCTGGGCGTGATCCTGCTGGCGCCGTTCCAGTACCTGGTGTTCGACGGCAAGCTGATGCAGGTGCTGGCAAACGACTTCGAAGTGGTGCCGCACGTCGAACCCGCCAAGGTCGCCAGGCCGACGCTGCCAGTGGCCGACCTGATCGCGCGTGCGCGCATCGCCGTGCCGGGCATGCAGGTCGACTCGATCAATTACCACGACATCGGCGATGCCAACGCGCAGATCGAGGTGTATGGCGAAGTCGACCAGCGCCACCTCAATACCATGGCGGTGGTGGCCATGAACGGCGCCAGCGGCAAGCTGCTGCGCACGGTCGACCCGCGCACGATGTCGCCCGGCACCGCGTCCCTGCGCGGCCTGCAGGGACTGCACTTCGGCAACTACGGGCACGGCGCGGTGCAGTGGCTGTATTTCCTGCTGGGGCTGGCCGGCGCGTTCCTGTTCTACAGCGGAAACCTGCTGTGGATCGAAGCACGCCGCAAGCGCCGCCAGCACGCGCAGCCGCTGCGCACCCAGGTGATGGCACGGCTGACGCTGGGCGTGTGCCTGGGCTGCGTCGGCGGGGTGTCGGCGCTGTTCATTGCCGGCGCGCTGCTGCCCGAATCGCAGGCCGCGATGACGTATTACGCGACGTTCTTCGTGCTGCTGGCGTGGGCGCTGATCCGCAAACCGGCCAAGGCCGGTGCCGAACTGCTGTTCGCCTGCGCACTGCTGACCCTGCTGGTGCCGGTCGCAGGCTGGATCGGCACTGGCGAACACTTCTTCGCCGCGCTCTGGAACGGCCACTGGACCCGCTTTGCCATCGGCGTGATCGCCCTGCTGCTGGCGGCAGCGTACTGGCGCATGGGCCTGGCCGCGCGGCGACGCGCACGCAGCGGTGATGGCAATAGCCTGTGGGCACGCACGCCGCACGAAACCTGA
- a CDS encoding YihY/virulence factor BrkB family protein, protein MQLPSSDKLNKRLQQLQDSVPVALAKRFADSDLMTQAAALTFYALLSLAPLLVLLLWLVASLYPPAQEELLRQLVGLAGPQAGDVAQTVLANAKNQPSVGSLAGLWSTLLLAIGATAVFARLQAALNLIFYTDRKELGGGIKDFLKKRVFSFGVVLGLGFLLIVSMMAATGLQVVLNNVPSLLPVLGNVLTFVLYAGAFGFLYHYLPDRPVEWRQALLGGVITAGLFIAGRYAIGVYLSRTNPGSAYGAMGAMVIMLVWLYYATVVFFVGALLTAVIDERMDAHAAHRAAEREALLRESSLAQPEAVDPDTNALPAQDLPSHQDSTPRI, encoded by the coding sequence GTGCAACTACCTTCCTCAGACAAACTCAACAAGCGCCTGCAGCAGCTGCAGGACAGCGTCCCGGTGGCGCTGGCCAAGCGCTTCGCCGACAGCGACCTGATGACCCAGGCCGCTGCATTGACCTTCTACGCGCTGCTCTCGCTGGCGCCGTTGCTGGTGCTGCTGCTGTGGCTGGTCGCCTCGCTGTATCCACCGGCGCAGGAGGAACTGCTGCGCCAGTTGGTCGGCCTGGCCGGCCCACAGGCCGGCGATGTCGCCCAGACCGTGCTGGCCAATGCCAAGAACCAGCCCAGCGTCGGCTCGCTGGCCGGGCTGTGGAGCACGCTGCTGCTGGCCATCGGCGCCACGGCGGTGTTCGCGCGGCTGCAGGCGGCACTGAACCTGATCTTCTACACCGACCGCAAGGAACTGGGCGGCGGCATCAAGGATTTCCTGAAGAAGCGCGTGTTCTCCTTCGGCGTGGTCCTGGGCCTGGGCTTCCTGCTGATCGTGTCGATGATGGCCGCCACCGGCCTGCAGGTGGTGCTCAACAACGTGCCCTCGCTGCTGCCGGTGCTGGGCAACGTGCTGACCTTCGTGCTGTATGCGGGGGCGTTCGGCTTCCTCTACCACTATCTGCCCGACCGACCGGTCGAATGGCGCCAGGCGTTGCTGGGCGGAGTCATCACCGCCGGGCTGTTCATCGCCGGTCGCTACGCCATCGGCGTGTACCTGTCGCGGACCAATCCAGGCAGCGCCTACGGCGCCATGGGCGCGATGGTGATCATGCTGGTGTGGCTGTACTACGCCACGGTGGTGTTCTTCGTCGGCGCCTTGCTCACCGCCGTCATCGACGAGCGCATGGATGCGCACGCCGCGCATCGTGCCGCCGAACGCGAGGCACTCCTGCGGGAAAGCTCGCTGGCGCAGCCGGAAGCCGTCGATCCCGATACCAACGCCCTGCCCGCGCAGGACCTGCCGTCGCATCAGGACAGCACACCCAGGATCTGA
- the dnaG gene encoding DNA primase codes for MARIPDAFIDDLLARTDIVEVVGSRVPLKKQGKEYSARCPFHDERSASFTVSPTKQFYHCFGCGAHGTAISFLMNYDRLEFLDAVDELAKRNGMEVPRDTAQRNQNDDSRDLYAAMEASARFFQRQLAGSDKAKTYLDGRGVDEATRTLFGIGYAPDGFSALKDALGTDARRSQLLERGGMYSKNDRGHVYDKFRDRVMFPIADRRGRTIAFGGRVLDKDDGPKYLNSPETTLFHKGRELYGLWQVRQSNQKIEKLVVVEGYMDVVSLFQFGVTYAVATLGTATTPDHAELLFRNAADVYFCFDGDAAGQRAGWRALESVLPRMKDGRQAFFLFLPQGEDPDTIVRKEGAEGFAARLGQGTPLSQFFFDELSRDVNMATLDGKARLAEKAKPLLAQIPDGAFGDLMRAQLTQVTGVGANPPPAPPPTRAPSRTASARGPQQRPSLVRSAIVLLLHVPSLALEVPAPYSFAGLRLAGIELLTELLDIIQARPDITPGALLEHFADREELPALQKLMLQDLPGEEPAWRQELHDAIVQLERQTLQQRLDELLAKQRAQGLDDTDKYELRELLKIRAQAQ; via the coding sequence ATGGCCCGTATCCCCGACGCTTTCATCGACGATCTTCTCGCCCGCACCGACATCGTCGAGGTGGTCGGTTCGCGCGTGCCACTGAAGAAGCAGGGCAAGGAATATTCGGCACGCTGCCCGTTCCACGACGAGCGCTCGGCCTCGTTCACCGTCTCGCCCACCAAGCAGTTCTATCACTGCTTCGGCTGTGGCGCGCACGGCACCGCGATCAGCTTCCTGATGAATTACGACCGCCTCGAATTCCTCGACGCGGTCGACGAGCTGGCCAAGCGCAACGGCATGGAAGTGCCGCGCGACACCGCCCAACGCAACCAGAACGACGACAGCCGTGACCTGTATGCGGCGATGGAAGCCAGCGCCAGGTTCTTCCAGCGCCAGCTCGCCGGCAGCGACAAGGCCAAGACGTATCTGGACGGACGCGGCGTGGACGAGGCCACGCGCACGCTGTTCGGCATCGGCTATGCGCCCGATGGTTTCTCGGCGTTGAAGGACGCGCTGGGCACTGATGCGCGCCGCAGCCAGCTGCTGGAACGCGGCGGCATGTACTCCAAGAACGACCGCGGCCACGTCTACGACAAGTTCCGCGACCGGGTGATGTTCCCGATCGCCGATCGCCGTGGCCGCACGATCGCCTTCGGCGGCCGCGTGCTGGACAAGGATGACGGCCCCAAATACCTCAACAGTCCCGAGACCACGCTGTTCCACAAAGGCCGCGAACTCTATGGCCTGTGGCAGGTGCGCCAGTCCAACCAGAAGATCGAGAAGCTGGTGGTGGTCGAGGGCTACATGGACGTGGTCAGCCTGTTCCAGTTCGGTGTCACCTACGCGGTGGCCACGCTGGGCACGGCGACCACGCCGGACCACGCCGAACTGCTGTTCCGCAACGCGGCTGATGTGTACTTCTGCTTCGACGGCGACGCCGCTGGCCAGCGCGCGGGCTGGCGTGCACTGGAATCGGTATTGCCACGCATGAAGGACGGGCGCCAGGCGTTCTTCCTGTTCCTGCCGCAGGGCGAGGACCCGGACACCATCGTGCGCAAGGAAGGCGCCGAAGGTTTCGCCGCGCGCCTGGGCCAGGGCACGCCGCTGTCGCAGTTCTTCTTCGACGAGCTGTCGCGCGACGTCAACATGGCCACGCTGGATGGCAAGGCGCGCCTGGCCGAAAAGGCCAAGCCGCTGCTGGCGCAGATTCCCGATGGCGCGTTCGGCGACCTGATGCGCGCGCAGCTGACCCAGGTCACCGGGGTCGGCGCCAATCCGCCGCCTGCACCGCCGCCGACGCGCGCGCCATCGCGTACCGCCTCCGCGCGCGGACCGCAGCAGCGGCCCAGCCTGGTGCGCAGCGCCATCGTGCTGTTGCTGCACGTACCGTCGCTGGCGCTGGAAGTGCCGGCGCCCTACAGCTTCGCCGGCCTGCGCCTGGCGGGCATCGAGCTGCTGACCGAACTGCTGGACATCATCCAGGCGCGTCCGGACATCACCCCCGGCGCACTGCTGGAACATTTCGCCGACCGCGAGGAACTGCCCGCGCTGCAGAAGCTGATGCTGCAGGACCTGCCTGGCGAAGAACCCGCCTGGCGCCAGGAACTGCACGACGCGATAGTCCAGCTGGAGAGGCAGACCCTGCAGCAACGCCTGGACGAACTGCTGGCCAAGCAGCGCGCGCAGGGCCTGGACGACACCGACAAGTACGAGCTGCGCGAGCTGCTGAAGATCCGCGCCCAGGCGCAATGA
- a CDS encoding CerR family C-terminal domain-containing protein, with product MTKGARPLRSDGDATRSRILESAGRLIAASGYAETTSKAVAADAGVDLASINYHFGNRSGLYQAVLAEGHRGLVSLSELSRLADSGLSASEQLREVLDRIVGGIVEADGWHVRVIAREIASPSPHLDMLFAQEVMPKMARLVQVISQITGIPAGDPALMRCLLSVAAPCLMLMIGGHLPGPIQQVFQMPRAVLVGHLHAFAMAGLAEAGRQHALNASASP from the coding sequence ATGACGAAGGGCGCTCGCCCGTTGCGATCCGATGGGGATGCAACCCGCAGCAGGATCCTGGAATCGGCGGGGCGGTTGATCGCCGCATCCGGGTATGCCGAGACGACCAGCAAGGCGGTTGCCGCCGATGCGGGGGTCGACCTGGCTTCGATCAACTATCACTTCGGCAACCGCAGCGGCCTGTACCAGGCCGTGCTGGCCGAGGGGCATCGTGGATTGGTCAGCTTGTCCGAGCTGTCCAGGCTGGCCGACAGCGGGCTTTCCGCCAGCGAGCAGCTCCGCGAGGTGCTCGATCGCATCGTCGGAGGCATCGTGGAGGCCGATGGCTGGCATGTCCGCGTCATCGCGCGCGAGATCGCCTCGCCTTCCCCGCATCTGGACATGCTCTTCGCGCAGGAGGTGATGCCCAAGATGGCCCGCCTGGTGCAGGTCATCAGTCAGATCACCGGCATCCCCGCCGGAGATCCCGCCTTGATGCGCTGCCTGCTCAGTGTGGCGGCGCCCTGCCTGATGCTGATGATCGGCGGGCATCTGCCGGGACCCATCCAGCAGGTGTTCCAGATGCCACGCGCGGTGCTGGTTGGGCACCTGCATGCGTTTGCGATGGCCGGCCTGGCCGAAGCCGGGCGGCAGCATGCGCTGAACGCCAGCGCCTCGCCGTGA
- a CDS encoding HlyD family efflux transporter periplasmic adaptor subunit, protein MKKSRLVVSAAVVLVVIALVAWWFVRRDAADAGQLTLHGNVDIRQVSLAFDGSGRVASLAVEEGDQVKAGQRLATLDTRSLALQAEQALAQIEVQQQTLAKLRNGSRPQEVSQAQSRATAAQAQAQRAEQDLARLQDISANTQGRGVSSQELAHARSQVQVARAQAAEQQDALRLAQLGPRAEEIDVAQAQLKSAQAQLALLQLERSHGELIAPSDAVVRSRLVEPGDMATPQRAIYTLALTHPKWVRVYVEEADLGRIKPGMPARISTDSQPGQSIQGKVGYIASVAEFTPKSVETEALRTSLVYEVRVITQDKDDQLRLGQPATVRLSTTAAP, encoded by the coding sequence ATGAAGAAGTCGCGCCTGGTGGTATCCGCTGCCGTCGTCCTGGTTGTCATCGCGCTGGTGGCGTGGTGGTTCGTCCGTCGTGATGCCGCAGATGCCGGCCAGCTCACGCTCCACGGCAATGTCGATATCCGCCAGGTTTCGCTGGCATTCGACGGTTCGGGCAGAGTCGCCAGCCTGGCCGTCGAGGAAGGCGACCAGGTCAAGGCCGGGCAGCGCCTGGCAACCCTGGACACCCGATCGCTGGCCTTGCAGGCCGAGCAGGCCTTGGCCCAGATCGAGGTACAGCAACAGACGCTGGCGAAACTGCGCAATGGCTCCCGCCCGCAGGAAGTGTCCCAGGCACAGAGCCGCGCGACCGCCGCGCAGGCACAGGCACAACGGGCCGAACAGGACCTGGCGCGCCTGCAGGACATCAGCGCCAATACCCAGGGCCGGGGCGTCAGCTCACAGGAGCTGGCCCATGCCAGGAGCCAGGTGCAGGTCGCCCGGGCCCAGGCCGCCGAGCAGCAGGATGCGCTGCGCCTTGCCCAGCTTGGCCCACGGGCCGAGGAAATCGATGTGGCGCAGGCGCAACTGAAATCGGCGCAGGCGCAGCTGGCGCTGCTGCAGCTGGAACGCTCCCATGGCGAGCTGATCGCGCCCTCCGATGCGGTGGTGCGCTCGCGGCTGGTCGAACCCGGCGACATGGCCACCCCGCAACGCGCCATCTACACCCTGGCCCTGACGCATCCGAAGTGGGTCCGCGTGTATGTCGAGGAGGCCGACCTTGGCAGGATCAAGCCCGGCATGCCGGCGCGCATTTCCACCGATAGCCAGCCAGGCCAATCCATCCAGGGCAAGGTCGGCTACATCGCCTCGGTCGCCGAATTCACGCCCAAATCGGTCGAGACCGAAGCGCTGCGCACCAGCCTGGTCTACGAAGTCCGCGTGATCACCCAGGACAAGGACGACCAACTCCGCCTGGGACAGCCCGCCACCGTCCGCCTGTCGACCACCGCGGCCCCATGA
- a CDS encoding ATP-binding cassette domain-containing protein — MSEAPTTVAARGLRKTFPVAGGRSCVALDELSLSMRAGELTALVGPDGAGKTTFMRLVCGLLKPDAGALTVLGHDVIAQPQAVQDRISYMPQRFGLYDDLSVQENLDLYADLHAVPQQQRHERYARLLDMTDLARFTARPAGKLSGGMKQKLGLACTLVRSPDLLLLDEPSVGVDPLSRRDLWEIIEQLIQQEQLSVLVSTAYMDEAERCAQVFVLHEGHLLADGPPSTLRTRARGLTYAVTPPRGMPARALQARLLDADALVIDAVPKGGAVQFIRRPEASVANVEALLDGIAAEPRAEMLEDAFMLLLKQHEGSAEAKAAPIPEVAASLTEASPGAAKEPVIVVHDLVRKFGDFTAVASTSFDVQRGEIFGLLGPNGAGKTTTFRMLCGLLPPSSGQLQVAGMDLRTARAKARGRIGYVSQKFALYGNLSIRENLSFFGGAYGLRGRVLQERVQASLDQFNLDPNAISGELPGGFKQRLAMATGLIHQPEILFLDEPTSGIDPLTRRMFWRTITGLAQAGVTIIVTTHFMEEAEYCDRIAIQDAGKLLALGTPQQVREQAGADHATDMSSAFIGIVEQARRQGMEKAA, encoded by the coding sequence ATGAGCGAAGCCCCGACCACCGTGGCGGCACGGGGCCTGCGCAAGACGTTTCCGGTGGCCGGTGGCCGCTCGTGCGTGGCCCTGGACGAGCTCAGCCTGTCGATGCGGGCCGGCGAACTGACCGCCCTGGTCGGCCCGGATGGCGCCGGCAAGACCACCTTCATGCGCCTGGTCTGCGGACTGCTGAAACCCGATGCCGGTGCGCTGACCGTGCTGGGTCACGATGTCATCGCCCAGCCGCAGGCGGTGCAGGACCGGATCAGCTACATGCCGCAGCGATTCGGCCTGTATGACGACCTGAGCGTGCAGGAAAACCTGGACCTGTATGCCGACCTGCATGCCGTGCCGCAGCAGCAGCGGCACGAACGCTATGCCCGGCTGCTGGACATGACCGACCTGGCCCGGTTCACCGCACGACCGGCCGGCAAGCTGTCCGGCGGCATGAAGCAGAAACTCGGACTGGCCTGCACGCTGGTGCGCTCGCCCGACCTGCTGCTGCTGGACGAACCCAGCGTCGGCGTGGACCCGCTTTCCCGGCGCGACCTGTGGGAAATCATCGAACAGCTGATCCAGCAGGAACAGCTGAGCGTCCTGGTCAGCACCGCCTACATGGACGAAGCCGAACGCTGCGCGCAGGTCTTCGTCCTGCATGAAGGCCACTTGCTGGCCGATGGACCGCCTTCGACGCTGCGCACCCGCGCGCGCGGCCTGACTTACGCCGTGACGCCGCCGCGCGGGATGCCCGCCCGCGCGCTCCAGGCGCGGCTGCTGGACGCCGATGCCCTGGTCATCGACGCGGTGCCCAAAGGCGGTGCCGTGCAGTTCATTCGCCGGCCCGAGGCATCGGTGGCGAACGTGGAAGCGCTGCTGGACGGGATCGCCGCCGAACCCCGCGCGGAAATGCTGGAAGACGCTTTCATGCTGCTGCTCAAGCAACATGAAGGCAGCGCTGAAGCGAAGGCCGCACCGATACCCGAGGTCGCCGCGTCGCTCACCGAAGCCTCACCCGGTGCAGCCAAAGAACCCGTGATCGTCGTCCACGACCTGGTCCGCAAGTTCGGTGATTTCACCGCCGTGGCCAGTACCTCCTTCGATGTGCAACGCGGCGAGATCTTTGGTCTGCTCGGCCCCAACGGCGCTGGCAAGACCACGACCTTCCGCATGCTCTGTGGCTTGTTGCCACCCAGCAGCGGGCAGTTGCAGGTGGCCGGGATGGATCTGCGCACCGCCCGCGCCAAGGCGCGCGGCCGGATCGGCTATGTCTCGCAGAAATTCGCGCTGTACGGCAACCTGAGCATCCGCGAGAACCTCAGCTTTTTTGGTGGCGCCTATGGCCTGCGTGGCCGCGTGTTGCAGGAACGGGTGCAGGCCTCGCTGGATCAGTTCAACCTGGACCCCAACGCCATCAGCGGCGAGCTGCCGGGTGGCTTCAAGCAGCGCCTGGCGATGGCCACCGGCCTGATCCACCAACCCGAGATCCTGTTCCTGGACGAGCCCACCAGCGGCATCGACCCGCTGACCCGGCGCATGTTCTGGCGCACGATCACCGGCCTGGCCCAGGCCGGGGTCACCATCATCGTCACCACCCATTTCATGGAAGAGGCCGAGTACTGCGACCGCATCGCGATCCAGGACGCAGGAAAACTGCTCGCATTGGGAACGCCGCAGCAGGTGCGTGAACAGGCCGGCGCCGATCACGCCACTGACATGAGCAGCGCGTTCATCGGCATCGTCGAGCAGGCCCGGCGACAGGGCATGGAGAAGGCCGCATGA